A region of the Candidatus Oleimmundimicrobium sp. genome:
GATATAGAGCTAGAAAGGTTTACGATGGAGCATATCTTCCGCTTAAAACAAATCTTACATGAGAGGGAAAACACGGAAGTTTTTATCGGAGTCTGCCTGGCTTGTGTCAAAGGATTATTAAAATATTATCGTGACTGCTACTCCGCTCCGCTTTTCTAATTGACATTAAGTGATGTGATATAATTAAATCAAGAATCAAAGCAAATAAAAATAAAAATAGAAAGCGAGGTGAATAAATGAAAAAAACAATAATTGCAATATCCGTTTTAATTGTCGTTGGTGTTTTAGGATTTGTTGCTTATAGCTTTTTGGTTTCTTCAAAAGTCCCTCAAGCATTTATTGATAAGCATAACGAAGTTGTCGCTTTAGAAAAAGAAGCGGTCCAGCTGTCCGACCTGACGAGTATGCCCGAAATGGAAGCGTTGGATGAGCAAATGGCTAGTGAAGATTATAGCGGAGCATTTAAATCAGTAGACAACGCGTTAACTAGAAAAAAGGACGCGTCTACTAAATTAAATTCTATTGATAAAAAATTAGCTGAATTAAAATCGATTCTCGGAGAAATTACTGATTCTGAAATAAAAACAAGTGCCGAAAAATTTATCGAGATAGCTAAGAAGGAAAACTCTGCTAAAATTAGCTATAACAACCTTCAAATTCAAATGCTTGAAAAACTGAAAACGATGGTTGGCATTTTAGTAAAAAATTCCAAAACGATAAGTGCCGCTGATGAAAAAATGATTAATGATTTGGGTAAAGAAATAGATGACCTCAAAAATCAAATTACTACAGTTGAAAAAGAAGTGAATAATATTCAAAGCCAATACAAGGAAGCGGAAAAAGAGTTTTTCGGACTGGCCGGGCTGGAAATAAAAAAATAGGAAATTTTACTCATGCTTTTGACAAAAAACGCCAGAAATGGCGTTTTTTTGTGTGGTTTACTCTATTATAATATTTTGACTATTATTCATTAAGTATTAAGTCATATAAAAAAGTAACCCGTTTGTGGTCTTTATTAAAGAGACTGTTTTTATCATTGTTGCAGCTCTTATCTTTTCATTTATAATACGTTTCTTTGTCGTTGAGGCCCTTACCATCCAACAACACTCTATGGACTCAACGCTTCACGATGGTGACCGAGTTCTTGTTAGTAAATTTGTTTACCGTTTATCAGATATTGAGAATGGTGACATTATAATTCTTAAATCTCCCATGAATAAAACCGATTTTGTAAAGAGAGTTGTAGCCACTGAAGGGCAAACGATTGAAATAAAAGAAGGCGTTTTGGTGATTAACGGAAAACCAGTTGAAGAACCCTA
Encoded here:
- the lepB gene encoding signal peptidase I, whose amino-acid sequence is MVFIKETVFIIVAALIFSFIIRFFVVEALTIQQHSMDSTLHDGDRVLVSKFVYRLSDIENGDIIILKSPMNKTDFVKRVVATEGQTIEIKEGVLVINGKPVEEPYIKNHDLSGLESIEIPQDYVFVAGDNRPNSYDSRIFGPILEDDVVGKAFFIYWPVDRIGLVN